Proteins co-encoded in one Garra rufa chromosome 21, GarRuf1.0, whole genome shotgun sequence genomic window:
- the atg14 gene encoding beclin 1-associated autophagy-related key regulator: protein MACPLSGEPRALGPGEDHPESASETGAPVRPQPPQQHLQPACVSAATAVMVEALDDAEGLFVAVERCPLCNTARRRLTCARCIQNGDFVYFDGRNPERYSEKLERLQKLKNEKENLQQSVIKAMDKKVQADQLRWKIMSCKMKIQQLKEAICTGNEEVKSGKELLLRSQEEGQRLQRRASRHQEKRDKIKRHNQRLGELLEKRSKELHGRLEVLAEVRREHILELTSHIFNIQEEKQGSRDPAEAENDLALTSSTVSELAEARRITYSSGRWIWDDQNGETSFSITGPHVTLPSNGDCSAYYSWVEEKSGNQGPELDHINPAHTISAALCYATQLVNILSHILDVNLPKKLCNSEFCGDNLTRYRFTRVVNKLNTNILHLCFSQHVDSELLHPHHTLRNIMFLVSPANKKLGRTGPFEVSADLEDSMEFVEPEAAGPAEESGDEAVTDEETDLGTDWETVPSPRFCDIPSQPMDLSQSGMQASQPVGNAGGMISSAAASVTSWFRAYTGQR from the exons ATGGCTTGTCCCTTGTCAGGCGAACCCCGGGCTTTGGGGCCTGGTGAAGATCATCCAGAGTCTGCATCAGAGACCGGGGCGCCCGTTCGGCCCCAGCCGCCTCAGCAGCACCTTCAACCGGCGTGCGTGAGCGCTGCTACCGCGGTCATGGTAGAGGCTCTGGATGATGCAGAGGGGCTGTTTGTGGCCGTGGAGAGATGTCCGCTCTGCAACACGGCCAGACGCAGACTGACCTGCGCCCGTTGCATTCAGAATGGCGATTTTGTGTATTTTGACGGGAGAAATCCAGAGag GTATTCAGAAAAGCTTGAAAGACTTCAAAAGCTGAAAAATGAAAAGGAAAATCTTCAACAGAG CGTCATCAAAGCCATGGACAAGAAGGTCCAGGCAGACCAGCTT AGGTGGAAAATCATGTCATGCAAGATGAAAATCCAGCAACTGAAGGAGGCCATCTGCACTGGCAATGAAGAAGTGAAGAGTG GCAAGGAGCTGTTACTGCGTTCCCAGGAGGAAGGGCAGCGACTGCAGCGCAGAGCCAGCCGGCACCAGGAAAAGAGGGACAAAATTAAGCGTCATAACCAACGTCTGGGTGAGCTTTTGGAGAAGAGATCCAAAGAGCTGCATGGGAGGCTGGAGGTCCTGGCTGAAGTGCGAAGAGAGCACATCCTGGAGCTCACCAGTCACATCTTCAACATCCAGGAGGAGAAGCAGGGCAGCAG GGACCCAGCAGAGGCTGAGAATGACCTTGCTCTGACCTCCAGCACCGTCAGTGAACTCGCAGAGGCAAGGAGAATCACCTACAGTTCAGGTCGCTGGATCTGGGACGATCAGAATGGAGAGACGAGCTTCAGTATCACTGGGCCGCATGTCACACTCCCTAGTAATGGAGACTGCTCAGCCTATTACAGCTGGGTGGAGGAGAAGAGTGGGAATCAGGGGCCAG AGTTGGACCACATCAACCCGGCACACACCATCAGCGCCGCCCTTTGCTATGCCACACAGCTCGTCAATATCCTGTCTCATATTCTGGATGTCAACCTTCCGAAAAAGTTGTGCAAcag TGAGTTCTGCGGTGATAATCTGACCCGTTACCGATTCACCCGTGTCGTAAACAAACTCAACACCAACATCCTGCACCTCTGCTTCTCACAG CATGTCGACAGCGAGCTTCTCCATCCTCACCACACTTTGAGGAATATCATGTTTCTGGTGTCTCCAGCTAACAAGAAACTTGGCAG AACTGGGCCTTTTGAGGTGAGTGCTGACTTGGAAGACTCTATGGAGTTTGTTGAACCAGAAGCGGCTGGACCGGCGGAGGAGAGCGGAGACGAGGCGGTGACGGATGAAGAAACAGACTTGGGCACAGACTGGGAGACGGTTCCAAGCCCTCGCTTCTGCGACATCCCGTCCCAGCCTATGGATCTGTCCCAGAGCGGCATGCAGGCGTCCCAGCCAGTTGGCAACGCAGGGGGCATGATCTCCTCCGCGGCCGCCTCCGTCACGTCCTGGTTCCGCGCCTACACCGGGCAGCGCTGA
- the jmjd7 gene encoding bifunctional peptidase and (3S)-lysyl hydroxylase JMJD7 isoform X2: protein MDAVKECLRNFPKEARELYLNDAVPYLDGPLSPLQVYREWIGPNKPCIIRNAFSDWPALSKWNPTYLREKVGSKVISVAVTPNGYADAVNGDRFVMPEERQMTFSSLLDIIEGKVKSNGVFYVQKQCSNLTEELPELTGDVQTHIPWMSEALGKHPDAVNFWLGEKSAVTSKLYQPATYRQKEDGNFETVDEEDSTKVPWIPLDPLNPDYERYPSYKLAKPVRCIVKAGEMLYLPSLWFHHVQQSHGCIAVNFWYDMEYDIKYNYFQLVESLTNAVG, encoded by the exons ATGGATGCAGTTAAAGAATGCTTGAGAAATTTTCCTAAAGAAGCTCGGG AGCTTTATCTAAATGATGCAGTGCCATACCTGGACGGTCCCCTCTCTCCACTTCAGGTTTATCGTGAATGGATTGGTCCCAACAAGCCCTGCATCATTCGCAATGCCTTCAGTGATTGGCCAGCTTTGTCTAAATGGAACCCCACATATCTCAG AGAGAAAGTGGGCTCCAAAGTAATCAGCGTGGCTGTCACTCCAAACGGATATGCAGACGCCGTGAACGGGGATCGTTTTGTGATGCCAGAGGAGCGTCAGATGACCTTTAGCTCTCTGCTGGATATCATAGAGGGGAAGGTGAAGAGCAATGGTGTGTTTTATGTGCAGAAGCAATGCTCAAATCTGACTGAGGAGTTGCCAGAGCTGACAGGAGACGTACAGACTCACATTCCCTGGATGAGCGAAGCTCTTG GAAAACATCCTGATGCTGTAAATTTCTGGCTTGGGGAGAAAAGCGCTGTCACGTCAA AGCTCTACCAGCCAGCCACATACAGACAGAAAGAAGATGGCAACTTTGAAACAGTGGACGAGGAAGATTCAACCAAA GTGCCCTGGATCCCTCTAGATCCTCTGAACCCAGATTATGAGCGATATCCCTCCTACAAACTGGCCAAACCTGTGCGTTGCATTGTGAAAGCTGGAGAAATGTTGTACTTGCCCTCCCTGTGGTTCCACCATGTTCAACAGTCTCATGGCTGCATTGCAG TGAATTTCTGGTATGACATGGAATATGATATCAAGTACAATTACTTCCAGCTTGTGGAGTCCCTGACAAATGCTGTTGGATAA
- the LOC141296343 gene encoding TATA box-binding protein-like 2 — protein MDEEGALENYFDQTIASSSDYIFEGDLGLQGPAPQLQDSSFLSSLASQGKDLTEDLDLSFLPDELSTQDEPSQAENVSRNEDSGIYTDCPPRESTEADTDTIHSAQNASQFNLPMTPMTPMTPMTPVAESSGIIPQLQNIVSTVNLACPLDLKSIALQARNAEYNPKRFAAVIMRIREPRTTALIFSSGKMVCTGAKSEEQSRLAARKYARVVQKLGFPAKFLDFKIQNMVGSCDVCFPIRLEGLVLTHQQFSSYEPELFPGLIYRMVKPRIVLLIFVSGKVVLTGAKERSEIYEAFENIYPILKGFRKQ, from the exons ATGGATGAGGAGGGAGCTCTCGAAAATTATTTTGACCAGACTATTGCT AGTTCATCTGATTACATCTTTGAGGGGGATCTGGGCCTACAGGGTCCAGCTCCACAGCTCCAGGATTCCTCTTTCCTGTCCTCTTTAGCCTCTCAAGGGAAAGATCTCACCGAAGACTTGGACCTGAGCTTCTTACCTGATGAACTGAGCACTCAGGATGAGCCCTCACAGGCTGAGAATGTCAGCAGGAACGAGGACAGCGGCATTTACACCGACTGTCCTCCGAGAGAGTCGACAGAGGCAGATACTGACACCATCCATTCTGCCCAAAATGCCTCGCAGTTCAATCTCCCGATGACTCCCATGACCCCTATGACCCCCATGACCCCAGTGGCAGAGAGTTCAGGCATCATCCCACAATTACA GAATATTGTGTCAACAGTGAATCTCGCTTGCCCTCTGGATCTCAAATCCATTGCACTTCAAGCTCGAAATGCTGAATACAACCCAAAG CGTTTTGCTGCTGTTATAATGAGGATCCGTGAACCAAGAACTACTGCTCTCATATTCAGCTCTGGAAAAATGGTCTGCACTGGGGCCAAGAG TGAGGAGCAATCTCGCCTTGCTGCGCGGAAATATGCACGGGTGGTACAGAAACTTGGTTTCCCTGCCAAATTCCTTGACTTCAAAATCCAAAACATGGTTGGAAGTTGTGACGTCTGCTTTCCTATACGCTTAGAAGGCCTGGTCCTCACTCACCAGCAGTTCAGCAG CTATGAGCCAGAGTTGTTTCCCGGATTGATATATCGCATGGTGAAGCCACGTATTGTGCTGCTGATTTTCGTGTCTGGAAAAGTTGTGCTCACAG GTGCAAAAGAGCGGTCAGAGATCTATGAAGCCTTTGAAAATATTTACCCCATCCTGAAAGGGTTTAGAAAGCAGTAG
- the jmjd7 gene encoding bifunctional peptidase and (3S)-lysyl hydroxylase JMJD7 isoform X1: MDAVKECLRNFPKEARELYLNDAVPYLDGPLSPLQVYREWIGPNKPCIIRNAFSDWPALSKWNPTYLREKVGSKVISVAVTPNGYADAVNGDRFVMPEERQMTFSSLLDIIEGKVKSNGVFYVQKQCSNLTEELPELTGDVQTHIPWMSEALGKHPDAVNFWLGEKSAVTSMHKDHYENLYCVISGQKEFILLPPTDRPFIPYELYQPATYRQKEDGNFETVDEEDSTKVPWIPLDPLNPDYERYPSYKLAKPVRCIVKAGEMLYLPSLWFHHVQQSHGCIAVNFWYDMEYDIKYNYFQLVESLTNAVG; encoded by the exons ATGGATGCAGTTAAAGAATGCTTGAGAAATTTTCCTAAAGAAGCTCGGG AGCTTTATCTAAATGATGCAGTGCCATACCTGGACGGTCCCCTCTCTCCACTTCAGGTTTATCGTGAATGGATTGGTCCCAACAAGCCCTGCATCATTCGCAATGCCTTCAGTGATTGGCCAGCTTTGTCTAAATGGAACCCCACATATCTCAG AGAGAAAGTGGGCTCCAAAGTAATCAGCGTGGCTGTCACTCCAAACGGATATGCAGACGCCGTGAACGGGGATCGTTTTGTGATGCCAGAGGAGCGTCAGATGACCTTTAGCTCTCTGCTGGATATCATAGAGGGGAAGGTGAAGAGCAATGGTGTGTTTTATGTGCAGAAGCAATGCTCAAATCTGACTGAGGAGTTGCCAGAGCTGACAGGAGACGTACAGACTCACATTCCCTGGATGAGCGAAGCTCTTG GAAAACATCCTGATGCTGTAAATTTCTGGCTTGGGGAGAAAAGCGCTGTCACGTCAA TGCATAAAGATCATTATGAAAACCTGTACTGTGTGATCTCTGGACAGAAAGAGTTTATTTTACTTCCACCGACTGATAGACCTTTCATACCATATG AGCTCTACCAGCCAGCCACATACAGACAGAAAGAAGATGGCAACTTTGAAACAGTGGACGAGGAAGATTCAACCAAA GTGCCCTGGATCCCTCTAGATCCTCTGAACCCAGATTATGAGCGATATCCCTCCTACAAACTGGCCAAACCTGTGCGTTGCATTGTGAAAGCTGGAGAAATGTTGTACTTGCCCTCCCTGTGGTTCCACCATGTTCAACAGTCTCATGGCTGCATTGCAG TGAATTTCTGGTATGACATGGAATATGATATCAAGTACAATTACTTCCAGCTTGTGGAGTCCCTGACAAATGCTGTTGGATAA
- the fbxo34 gene encoding F-box only protein 34, protein MPQKCETISYCNPTPYREARLRASNPPSVWRFTTMHLKPYPKPQDKEIHRESVHDGTRGLHADQQGVLRKEWGVRQACGLMASSGNGTANRCPLSVISTNTLRCSSVSSAPTRVSGARKTRASSVSTFTSSLVLLSPSTGLENEGSLRIYQGEDGEGSLDIWAVIKPGNTKEKIAIFASQKCGSTCSSVIKNPSETEAIAPELRTVSVKNKGCWDGDWSVAKRRRRSGITDKSKTMEPSSPKTEIPKVSQQETFNENISPCKGVAEDAIRTEGEEDEKSISVVEMVAYLEQRASDQQVSSKVPSLRSTSTITLSKVGTIPQPAEQQSKVADNLEVQDEEGESVRVLDMVAKLESQCLNRQGLQGGDLSRNNSLRRKVGRVLLAGSEPYPLPSQPVAPTVPQDSRVESVPQQLDGDLDKLSSPPIETLQCGLDTCALKEEERSTISSPEINTSVETVQSSPTSECSEEPLPGMLFFAKSSPQPPSKSRSQNKEPSHIQVLEPSVDTVVSLREESKDGLVGDQNHQNLLSQEPVPFPLRRLVSHEFLETRFKIQLLLEPQQYMAFLPHHIIVKIFCLLPTESLAALKCTCHYFKFIIESYDVRPADSRWVSDPRYKDDPCKQCKRRYDRGDVSLCRWHHKPYCQALPYGPGYWMCCRRSHKDTPGCNVGLHDNRWVPAFHSINMPIYKKSRDADEDL, encoded by the coding sequence GTTTACCACCATGCACCTCAAGCCATACCCCAAACCACAAGATAAAGAGATACATCGGGAATCTGTGCACGATGGAACAAGAGGCCTCCATGCCGACCAGCAGGGAGTGCTCAGGAAAGAGTGGGGCGTTCGCCAGGCGTGTGGGCTCATGGCCTCATCTGGCAACGGCACAGCCAACCGGTGTCCCCTCAGTGTCATCTCCACCAACACTCTCCGATGTAGCAGTGTGAGCAGTGCACCAACTAGAGTCAGTGGAGCCCGCAAGACCAGAGCGTCCTCTGTCTCAACATTTACCAGTTCTTTAGTGCTGCTCTCACCTTCGACTGGTTTGGAGAATGAAGGCTCACTTCGGATCTATCAGGGAGAAGATGGCGAGGGATCTTTGGATATATGGGCTGTCATTAAACCTGGGAACACAAAAGAGAAAATCGCCATATTTGCATCTCAGAAGTGTGGCAGTACTTGCAGTAGTGTTATTAAGAACCCCTCAGAAACAGAAGCCATTGCTCCAGAGTTGCGGACTGTCTCTGTGAAAAACAAAGGCTGCTGGGATGGTGACTGGTCTGTGGCCAAGCGCAGGAGAAGGTCTGGCATTACAGACAAGTCGAAAACTATGGAACCATCTTCCCCCAAAACTGAAATACCGAAGGTATCTCAACAGGAGACTTTCAATGAGAACATCAGTCCTTGCAAAGGAGTTGCAGAGGATGCAATCAGGACAGAGGGGGAAGAAGACGAAAAGAGCATTTCTGTGGTGGAGATGGTGGCATACTTGGAGCAAAGAGCCAGCGACCAGCAGGTAAGCTCCAAAGTACCATCCTTGCGCAGCACCAGCACCATCACTCTATCCAAAGTCGGAACCATCCCTCAACCTGCAGAGCAGCAGTCCAAGGTGGCAGACAACCTAGAGGTCCAAGATGAGGAAGGTGAATCCGTTCGAGTTCTGGATATGGTGGCCAAGTTGGAGTCGCAGTGCCTGAATAGACAAGGCCTCCAAGGAGGAGACCTCTCTCGAAACAACAGCTTGCGGAGGAAGGTGGGGCGTGTGCTTCTGGCCGGGTCAGAACCTTACCCATTGCCATCACAACCGGTGGCACCTACAGTCCCTCAGGACTCCAGAGTTGAGAGTGTCCCACAACAACTGGATGGCGATTTAGACAAGCTGAGTTCCCCACCTATAGAGACCTTGCAATGTGGGCTTGACACCTGCGCCCTCAAGGAGGAAGAAAGGTCTACTATCTCAAGTCCTGAAATTAACACATCTGTTGAGACCGTGCAATCCTCACCAACCTCAGAGTGCAGTGAGGAACCGTTACCAGGCATGTTGTTCTTTGCCAAATCTTCTCCTCAGCCTCCATCAAAGAGCAGATCCCAGAACAAAGAGCCTTCTCACATCCAGGTCCTTGAGCCTTCTGTGGACACTGTAGTGTCTCTCAGAGAGGAGAGCAAGGATGGACTTGTGGGTGACCAAAATCATCAAAACTTACTTAGTCAGGAGCCTGTGCCTTTTCCATTACGCCGCCTAGTGTCTCACGAATTCCTAGAAACTCGCTTCAAGATCCAGCTGCTTCTGGAGCCTCAGCAGTACATGGCTTTCCTGCCGCACCACATCATTGTAAAGATCTTCTGCTTGCTGCCTACCGAGAGCCTGGCTGCCCTCAAGTGCACCTGCCATTACTTTAAATTTATCATCGAGAGTTACGACGTACGGCCGGCGGACTCTCGCTGGGTGAGCGACCCACGCTACAAAGACGATCCCTGCAAGCAGTGCAAAAGGCGGTATGACCGCGGTGACGTTTCGCTCTGCCGTTGGCACCATAAGCCCTACTGCCAGGCGCTGCCGTATGGCCCGGGCTACTGGATGTGCTGCCGCAGGTCTCACAAAGACACACCCGGTTGTAACGTGGGACTTCACGACAACCGATGGGTCCCTGCCTTTCATAGCATCAACATGCCAATTTACAAGAAAAGCAGGGACGCTGATGAGGATCTGTAG